From a region of the Sporosarcina ureilytica genome:
- the thiD gene encoding bifunctional hydroxymethylpyrimidine kinase/phosphomethylpyrimidine kinase, with product MTLKKILTIAGSDTSGGAGIQADLKTFQEHGTYGMTALTVVVTMDPETWSHSVYSLPIDVLKSQIKTAVSTGIDAIKTGMLSTEEVIETAGNAILESELSTVVIDPVMVCKGEDEVLNPGTVDAMIEHLLPRALVVTPNLFEAGQLAGTGTPKSLEEMKEAAKKIHAHGAKNVFIKGGKGLKSDTAADLLYDGQAFTLYEAEKSENHYNHGAGCTVAAAITANLANGLEVKDAIGEAKKFVTAAIANGWQLNDFVGPVYHGAKNKFGAPEITLTEV from the coding sequence ATGACATTAAAGAAGATCTTAACAATTGCCGGCTCAGATACATCAGGCGGCGCAGGGATTCAAGCCGACTTGAAAACTTTTCAAGAACATGGCACGTACGGCATGACTGCGTTAACCGTTGTCGTTACGATGGATCCGGAAACTTGGAGCCATAGCGTTTATTCACTTCCAATTGATGTATTAAAATCTCAAATTAAAACAGCTGTTTCAACTGGTATCGATGCGATTAAGACAGGCATGTTGAGCACTGAAGAAGTAATTGAAACAGCGGGTAATGCAATCCTAGAATCAGAACTTTCAACAGTCGTGATTGACCCCGTGATGGTTTGTAAAGGAGAAGATGAAGTCCTCAATCCTGGAACCGTTGATGCGATGATTGAACACCTTCTTCCTCGTGCACTTGTTGTCACGCCTAATTTATTCGAAGCGGGCCAACTGGCAGGAACAGGTACACCTAAATCCTTAGAGGAAATGAAAGAAGCCGCGAAGAAAATTCATGCTCACGGTGCCAAAAATGTATTCATTAAAGGCGGCAAAGGGCTAAAATCTGATACTGCTGCTGATTTATTATATGATGGACAGGCATTCACACTATACGAAGCAGAAAAAAGCGAAAACCATTATAACCACGGTGCTGGCTGCACAGTTGCGGCTGCAATTACAGCAAACCTTGCAAATGGCCTTGAGGTCAAAGACGCTATCGGCGAAGCAAAAAAATTCGTCACTGCAGCGATTGCCAATGGCTGGCAACTGAATGATTTCGTTGGCCCTGTCTACCACGGCGCGAAAAACAAATTCGGTGCCCCTGAAATTACATTGACTGAGGTTTAA
- a CDS encoding YojF family protein encodes MDIVKTEHVQEVISSFANKDVYIHLETTNGSYASHFKEGFLNAGAFIRNVVVNFELGKIVGESPHRVGLKLPSGWVYAQGITHYQVDDLGRLLLAGLDADGKLSVALHISETPFTY; translated from the coding sequence ATGGACATTGTAAAAACGGAACATGTACAGGAAGTCATTTCATCCTTTGCAAATAAAGATGTATATATCCATTTAGAAACGACAAATGGTTCATACGCTAGCCATTTTAAAGAGGGATTTTTAAACGCAGGCGCGTTTATTCGCAACGTCGTCGTCAATTTTGAACTCGGTAAAATTGTGGGTGAATCCCCTCACCGAGTTGGTTTAAAGTTGCCATCAGGTTGGGTCTATGCACAAGGCATTACACACTACCAAGTTGACGACTTAGGACGACTTTTATTGGCAGGTCTTGACGCGGATGGAAAGCTTTCTGTAGCCTTACACATTAGCGAAACACCTTTTACATATTAA
- the bshB2 gene encoding bacillithiol biosynthesis deacetylase BshB2 yields MIEKERHVLIILPHPDDEAFGISGSIAAYRKMGVPVTYACLTLGEMGRNLGNPQFATRETLPEIRKAELLKACEAMGLDDLRMMGLRDKTLEFEDDEDMIKLVEDVIEETNPSLVISFYPGFSVHPDHEATARAVVRAIRRMKEEERPKLYAVAFANNTKEILGTPDIIHDVEETVDQKLAALKAHISQTVWMMKETEAKLKQNDPEMIKWLRYERFFSYKWHADFE; encoded by the coding sequence ATGATTGAAAAAGAACGCCACGTGCTCATTATCCTTCCCCACCCAGACGATGAAGCGTTTGGCATTTCCGGTTCGATTGCAGCTTATCGCAAAATGGGCGTCCCTGTAACGTATGCATGTCTCACATTAGGTGAGATGGGTCGTAATCTCGGAAACCCCCAGTTTGCTACTCGCGAAACATTACCGGAAATTCGTAAAGCCGAACTGCTCAAAGCTTGTGAAGCGATGGGACTAGATGACTTACGAATGATGGGACTTCGCGATAAAACGCTTGAATTTGAAGATGATGAAGACATGATTAAGCTTGTTGAAGATGTAATTGAGGAAACAAACCCTTCCCTTGTCATTTCATTTTATCCGGGATTCTCTGTTCACCCGGATCATGAGGCAACTGCTCGAGCTGTCGTTCGTGCAATTCGACGAATGAAAGAAGAGGAAAGGCCAAAACTTTACGCGGTCGCCTTCGCAAATAATACGAAAGAAATTCTTGGCACGCCAGATATTATTCACGATGTAGAAGAAACGGTGGACCAGAAATTGGCTGCATTAAAAGCCCATATTTCCCAAACCGTTTGGATGATGAAAGAAACCGAAGCAAAACTTAAACAAAACGACCCTGAAATGATTAAGTGGTTACGTTATGAGCGTTTCTTCTCTTATAAATGGCATGCAGATTTTGAATGA
- a CDS encoding YjiH family protein has protein sequence MKKYDLSTWLLFLIPSILGIILFMIPLKLTGDWKVPIATLADILSSFVAPIMPWTATIALIIAAVGSILFLFINTDGKKENFWVNLFSVSLFWVITRVIGAIFALLVVLQIGPEAIWNENTGGLLLSEDGLVTFLFTIFLFAGLLLPLLLNFGLLEFFGTMMVKVMRPLFKLPGRSAIDALTSWIGDGTIGVLLTSKQYEEGYYTKKEAAIIGTTFSVVSITFSIVIIEEVGLGSYFLPFYGTVILTGLILAFIMPRIYPLGNKEDIYIDGRPFTGDEEKLPEGYNSISHGLENALAKADANRSFTRTFSEGFRNVLDMWLGVIPVVMAFGTIALVLAEYTSVFTFLGKPFEPILALLNIPQAADAAQLMVVGFTDMFLPAILANGLITSELTLFVVATISVTQLIFMAEVGGLLLGSKIPVNFLDLVIIFLLRTLIALPIVAGIAHLLF, from the coding sequence TTGAAAAAATATGATCTATCAACCTGGTTATTGTTTCTAATACCGTCTATACTGGGAATTATTTTATTCATGATTCCTTTAAAACTTACAGGCGATTGGAAAGTACCAATTGCGACGCTAGCAGATATCTTATCGAGTTTTGTCGCACCAATTATGCCATGGACAGCAACAATTGCGTTAATCATTGCAGCTGTTGGTTCCATCTTGTTTTTATTCATCAATACAGATGGAAAAAAGGAAAATTTCTGGGTGAATTTATTTAGTGTTTCCCTCTTCTGGGTAATCACTCGGGTGATTGGGGCCATTTTTGCTCTACTTGTCGTCCTTCAAATTGGACCAGAAGCAATTTGGAACGAAAATACAGGTGGCCTTCTACTTAGCGAAGACGGTCTTGTTACATTTCTCTTTACAATTTTCTTGTTTGCAGGTTTACTATTACCGCTTCTACTAAACTTTGGTTTACTTGAGTTTTTCGGAACAATGATGGTAAAGGTGATGCGTCCCCTTTTCAAACTGCCGGGCCGTTCCGCAATTGACGCATTAACGTCTTGGATTGGCGATGGAACAATTGGTGTTTTATTAACGAGTAAACAATATGAAGAAGGCTATTATACGAAAAAAGAAGCTGCTATTATTGGAACAACATTTTCAGTAGTTTCTATTACATTTTCTATTGTCATTATTGAAGAAGTAGGGCTTGGCTCCTATTTCCTACCTTTCTACGGAACAGTCATTTTGACCGGGCTTATTCTAGCATTCATTATGCCGAGAATTTATCCACTTGGAAATAAAGAAGATATTTACATCGATGGACGCCCTTTTACTGGCGACGAAGAAAAACTTCCTGAAGGTTATAATTCAATTTCACACGGATTAGAAAACGCTTTGGCGAAAGCAGATGCAAATCGCTCATTCACGCGAACTTTTTCAGAAGGATTTAGAAACGTGCTTGATATGTGGTTAGGTGTTATTCCAGTCGTTATGGCTTTTGGTACGATAGCACTTGTGTTAGCCGAGTATACTTCCGTATTTACATTTTTAGGAAAACCTTTCGAACCGATACTTGCGCTGTTAAATATTCCGCAAGCGGCGGATGCAGCACAACTGATGGTTGTAGGATTTACGGATATGTTCCTCCCTGCTATTTTGGCCAATGGACTGATTACGTCTGAATTAACGCTATTCGTAGTTGCGACGATTTCAGTTACCCAATTAATTTTCATGGCCGAAGTCGGCGGACTACTATTAGGTTCTAAAATCCCGGTAAACTTCCTGGATTTAGTGATCATTTTCCTTTTACGTACGCTGATCGCTTTACCGATTGTTGCTGGTATTGCTCATTTATTATTCTAA
- a CDS encoding L-threonine 3-dehydrogenase — MKKIMVTGALGQIGSELIMKLRSEYGADNVLATDIRHVMSNVTESGPFEILDVTDAKSMHKVAKDFGADTMMHMAALLSATAEKNPVFAWNLNMGGLLNALEVSRELNLQFFTPSSIGAFGPSTPKKNTPQDTLQRPTTMYGVNKVSGELLCDYYYERFGLDTRGVRFPGLISNVAKPGGGTTDYAVDIYYKALEEGKYTSYIAEGTYMDMMYMPDALQAIVDLMEADSAKLKHRNAFNVTAMSFEPSQIAAAIKKEIPAFEIAYDVDPIRQAIADSWPDSIDPSAAVEEWGFKANYNLDKMTVDMLEKLKVKLGK, encoded by the coding sequence ATGAAGAAAATAATGGTGACAGGTGCACTCGGACAAATTGGTTCGGAGTTAATTATGAAATTGCGCTCAGAGTACGGTGCTGACAATGTTTTAGCGACCGATATTCGTCATGTAATGTCAAATGTAACGGAATCAGGTCCCTTTGAAATTTTAGATGTAACGGATGCGAAAAGCATGCATAAAGTAGCGAAAGATTTCGGTGCTGACACGATGATGCATATGGCGGCGCTATTATCCGCGACCGCTGAGAAAAACCCAGTATTTGCGTGGAATTTAAATATGGGTGGACTCTTGAATGCGCTTGAAGTATCTCGTGAATTAAATCTACAATTCTTTACACCAAGTTCAATTGGCGCATTTGGTCCATCTACACCGAAAAAGAATACGCCGCAGGACACATTACAGCGACCAACAACTATGTACGGTGTGAATAAAGTTTCCGGTGAACTACTTTGCGATTATTATTATGAAAGATTTGGCCTAGATACGCGTGGCGTACGTTTTCCGGGATTAATTTCAAATGTTGCAAAGCCGGGTGGTGGAACGACAGATTATGCGGTGGATATTTATTACAAAGCGCTTGAAGAAGGGAAGTACACTTCTTATATTGCAGAAGGCACTTACATGGACATGATGTATATGCCGGATGCTTTACAAGCAATTGTTGATTTAATGGAGGCAGATTCTGCTAAATTAAAGCACCGAAATGCCTTTAACGTAACAGCAATGAGTTTTGAACCGAGCCAAATTGCGGCTGCCATTAAAAAGGAAATCCCGGCTTTTGAAATCGCCTATGATGTCGATCCGATTCGCCAAGCGATAGCAGATAGTTGGCCAGATTCCATTGACCCGTCAGCAGCAGTTGAAGAATGGGGTTTTAAAGCAAACTACAATCTCGATAAGATGACAGTAGATATGTTAGAAAAATTAAAAGTGAAATTGGGGAAGTAA
- a CDS encoding glycine C-acetyltransferase, with protein MSKILDKFLDENLEELRNAGLYNEIDPVEGPNGPTIKIGGKELINLSSNNYLGLATDEDLKVLAKEATDKYGVGAGAVRTINGTLDIHVELEKKIAEFKGTEAAISYQSGFNCNMAAISAVMNKQDAILSDELNHASIIDGCRLSGAKIIRVNHQDMDDLRAKAKEATESGEYGKVMYITDGVFSMDGNVANLPEIVKIAKEFDLITYVDDAHGSGVMGKGKGTVKHFGLEKDIDMQMGTLSKAVGVVGGYVAGKQNLIDWLKVRSRPFLFSTAVTPADVAATQGALQKIMDSTELHDKLWENGDYLKAGLKKLGFDIGQSETPITPCIIGEEKLAQKFSKRLMEEGVYAKAIVFPTVPRGTGRVRNMPTAAHTKKMLDEALAIYEKVGRELGILK; from the coding sequence TTGTCAAAAATTCTAGATAAATTTTTAGATGAAAATTTAGAAGAACTGCGTAATGCAGGTCTTTATAATGAAATCGATCCAGTTGAAGGTCCAAATGGTCCAACGATTAAAATTGGTGGAAAAGAGTTAATTAACTTATCCTCAAATAACTATTTAGGTCTTGCAACGGACGAAGATTTGAAAGTGCTTGCAAAAGAAGCAACAGATAAATACGGCGTCGGGGCTGGCGCGGTTCGAACAATTAACGGAACACTTGATATTCACGTTGAACTTGAAAAGAAAATTGCGGAGTTTAAGGGAACTGAAGCCGCGATTTCTTACCAATCGGGATTTAACTGTAATATGGCTGCGATTTCTGCGGTGATGAATAAACAAGATGCAATTCTTTCCGATGAACTTAATCACGCATCAATCATCGACGGTTGTCGACTATCTGGCGCGAAAATCATCCGTGTGAATCACCAAGATATGGACGATTTACGTGCAAAAGCAAAAGAAGCGACTGAATCTGGTGAGTATGGAAAAGTGATGTACATTACAGATGGCGTGTTTTCAATGGATGGAAACGTCGCTAACCTACCGGAAATTGTAAAAATCGCAAAGGAATTTGACCTGATCACCTATGTAGATGATGCACATGGTTCAGGTGTTATGGGCAAAGGAAAAGGAACTGTGAAGCATTTCGGTCTGGAAAAAGATATCGATATGCAAATGGGGACACTTTCAAAAGCAGTTGGTGTTGTCGGTGGCTATGTAGCTGGAAAACAAAACCTAATCGACTGGTTGAAAGTACGTTCTCGTCCATTCCTATTCTCAACAGCAGTAACACCAGCGGACGTTGCGGCTACGCAAGGTGCACTCCAAAAGATTATGGATTCTACAGAACTCCATGACAAACTTTGGGAAAACGGCGACTACTTAAAAGCGGGTCTGAAAAAACTAGGATTCGATATTGGTCAATCAGAAACACCAATTACACCATGTATCATTGGTGAAGAAAAGCTGGCGCAGAAATTCTCAAAACGACTTATGGAAGAAGGCGTTTATGCGAAGGCAATCGTATTCCCAACAGTCCCAAGAGGAACTGGGCGCGTACGAAATATGCCAACTGCTGCGCATACGAAAAAAATGTTGGATGAAGCATTGGCGATTTATGAAAAAGTAGGAAGAGAACTTGGGATTCTTAAGTAA
- a CDS encoding YczE/YyaS/YitT family protein, producing MKKTEMWRWIFYLGGLIIVALGISMTIKGYKLGIGPWDVFHVGLYKNFGLTIGTWSILTGLAIIGGTAIFIREWPKIGTWLNMLLLGIFIDIFNWLIPDYESLVAQTIIFVVGVVVMGYGAGIYMSPNIGAGPRDSLMLVFVEKFGGSIKRMRTMIEVAVAAIGWLLGGPVGVGTVIIAFLIGQFVHYTLPQAKSLLLKITGKTEEEILW from the coding sequence ATGAAGAAAACAGAAATGTGGAGATGGATTTTTTATCTCGGCGGATTAATTATCGTCGCCCTTGGAATTTCGATGACGATTAAAGGGTATAAACTGGGAATTGGCCCTTGGGATGTGTTCCACGTCGGTTTATATAAAAATTTTGGGTTAACCATCGGGACTTGGAGTATTTTAACAGGTCTCGCAATAATAGGCGGAACCGCAATCTTTATTAGAGAATGGCCTAAAATTGGTACTTGGTTAAATATGCTTCTGCTTGGGATCTTTATCGATATTTTTAATTGGTTAATTCCGGATTATGAATCACTGGTTGCACAGACAATTATCTTTGTAGTAGGTGTGGTCGTGATGGGTTACGGTGCTGGAATTTATATGTCGCCGAATATTGGTGCAGGTCCCCGGGACTCACTCATGCTCGTTTTCGTTGAAAAGTTTGGCGGCAGCATTAAAAGAATGCGAACGATGATTGAAGTTGCTGTTGCGGCAATCGGTTGGCTTCTTGGCGGTCCGGTTGGTGTTGGAACGGTTATTATCGCTTTCTTAATTGGTCAATTCGTTCACTATACATTGCCACAAGCAAAATCATTATTATTGAAAATTACAGGGAAAACTGAAGAAGAGATATTGTGGTAG
- the ybaK gene encoding Cys-tRNA(Pro) deacylase, which translates to MGKSNKTVKTNAVRILEREGIDFTLIEYDIHDDLIDGVSVAEKTGQAAETVYKTLVTKAADKSLYVFLIPVALELDLKKAAKAVGVKKLDMLPLKDLTKETGYIRGGCSPVGMKRDFPTIIDESATSLNKIVVSAGKPGLQMALCPADLVAMAQAKFFDVSK; encoded by the coding sequence ATGGGGAAATCAAATAAAACGGTCAAAACGAATGCTGTTCGAATTCTTGAACGTGAAGGAATTGACTTTACGTTAATTGAATATGACATTCATGATGATTTAATTGATGGAGTATCTGTAGCGGAAAAAACTGGACAAGCGGCGGAAACGGTCTATAAAACGCTCGTTACAAAGGCTGCAGACAAAAGTTTGTATGTGTTTTTAATTCCAGTCGCTTTGGAACTTGATTTGAAAAAAGCGGCAAAGGCAGTCGGGGTGAAAAAACTGGATATGCTACCGTTAAAAGATTTAACAAAAGAAACAGGCTATATTAGAGGAGGCTGCTCACCTGTGGGCATGAAGCGAGACTTTCCAACGATTATTGACGAATCCGCTACTTCGCTGAATAAAATTGTAGTAAGTGCCGGTAAACCGGGATTGCAAATGGCTCTTTGTCCAGCCGATCTAGTTGCCATGGCTCAAGCGAAATTCTTTGATGTCAGTAAATAA
- a CDS encoding DNA topoisomerase III: MSKSLVLAEKPSVARDIARVLGCHKNGNGFIEGTNYIVTWALGHLVTHADPEGYGKQYKEWKLEHLPIVPDPFKIVPIRQTTKQLNAVKAQLRRNDVNEVIIATDAGREGELVARWILEQAKSRKPVKRLWISSVTDKAIKDGFKNLKPGRQYENLYEAAVARAEADWVVGINATRALTVKYNAQLSTGRVQTPTLAMIAEREKQINEFKPKAYYGLQAITEGATFTWADASGQTRSFDKAFIDNKLTKLDSIHTGQVTEVKTSPKSQPAPQLFDLTALQQEAHRRWSWSAKETLSTLQNLYERHKAVTYPRTDSKHLTSDMRDTLIDRIKAVDIAPFRKATNMILRKGTPKPQKGVIDDKRVSDHHAIIPTEETPILQNLSDKEQRLYELIVNRFLAVFLGPFRYDQVTVDLVIGEETFKARGRTVTDEGWKKVYDFDEEDTSTLPSFTKGQEVKVRAVTMTEGKTNPPARFNEGTLLAAMENPTQFMQGESKALIQTIGETGGLGTVATRADVIERLFKTFIIEKKGNDIYTTSKGRQLLELVPEDLKSPALTAEWEQGLTKIANGQMKKSVFMKDMIQFAKDAVVEIKNDDKKFRHDNVTGRACPDCGKLLLEVNGKRGKMHVCQDRECGYRRSISRQTNARCPQCKKRLELRGEGEGQIFVCSCGHRERLSAFEKRRKASGGQRANKRDLQKYMKKQEEPENTAMADALKKLFDK, translated from the coding sequence ATGTCAAAATCACTTGTATTAGCTGAAAAACCATCCGTGGCACGAGATATTGCGCGTGTGCTCGGTTGTCATAAAAATGGTAATGGTTTTATTGAAGGAACAAACTATATTGTCACATGGGCGCTTGGGCATCTTGTGACGCATGCAGATCCAGAAGGGTATGGGAAACAATATAAAGAATGGAAATTGGAGCATTTACCGATTGTGCCGGACCCATTTAAGATTGTGCCGATCCGTCAGACGACAAAACAATTAAATGCGGTAAAAGCACAGTTGCGAAGAAATGATGTGAATGAAGTTATCATTGCAACAGATGCTGGGCGCGAAGGGGAACTTGTCGCTCGTTGGATTTTAGAACAAGCGAAAAGCCGTAAGCCTGTTAAACGTTTATGGATTTCATCCGTGACGGATAAAGCGATTAAAGACGGATTCAAAAATTTAAAGCCAGGTCGTCAATATGAAAATCTATATGAAGCAGCAGTTGCTCGTGCAGAAGCGGACTGGGTTGTTGGCATTAATGCGACACGTGCGCTTACGGTGAAATATAATGCGCAATTATCAACAGGACGTGTACAAACGCCGACACTTGCGATGATTGCGGAACGTGAAAAGCAAATTAACGAATTTAAACCGAAAGCGTATTATGGTTTGCAAGCCATTACGGAAGGCGCCACATTTACGTGGGCAGATGCATCCGGTCAAACGCGTTCTTTCGATAAAGCTTTTATTGATAATAAATTGACGAAATTGGATAGTATCCACACGGGTCAAGTGACGGAAGTGAAAACCTCACCGAAATCACAACCTGCACCGCAACTATTCGATTTAACAGCACTTCAACAAGAAGCGCATCGCCGTTGGTCGTGGTCGGCAAAAGAAACATTATCAACGCTGCAAAATTTATATGAACGACATAAAGCCGTGACGTATCCGCGAACAGATTCAAAACATTTAACATCCGATATGCGTGATACGTTAATTGACCGTATTAAAGCGGTCGATATTGCACCGTTTAGAAAAGCGACGAACATGATTTTGCGTAAAGGGACACCCAAACCGCAAAAAGGTGTCATTGATGATAAGCGTGTGTCGGATCACCATGCAATTATTCCGACTGAAGAAACACCGATTTTACAAAACTTATCGGATAAGGAACAACGCTTGTATGAGTTAATTGTCAACAGATTCCTCGCTGTCTTTCTTGGTCCATTTCGTTATGATCAAGTAACAGTTGACCTTGTGATTGGTGAGGAAACGTTTAAGGCGAGAGGTCGTACTGTAACGGATGAAGGATGGAAAAAAGTATATGACTTTGATGAAGAGGATACTTCAACCTTGCCTTCATTTACAAAGGGACAAGAAGTAAAAGTCCGTGCAGTCACAATGACGGAAGGAAAGACAAATCCGCCGGCTAGATTTAACGAAGGAACGCTGTTAGCGGCAATGGAAAACCCGACGCAATTTATGCAAGGGGAGTCAAAGGCGTTAATTCAAACGATTGGTGAAACTGGTGGACTTGGTACAGTTGCAACACGTGCTGATGTGATCGAAAGGTTGTTTAAAACATTTATCATTGAGAAAAAAGGCAATGATATTTATACCACATCAAAAGGTCGTCAACTGTTAGAACTTGTACCTGAAGATTTAAAGTCACCTGCACTTACAGCTGAATGGGAACAAGGTTTAACGAAAATTGCGAATGGTCAAATGAAAAAATCCGTTTTCATGAAAGATATGATTCAATTTGCGAAAGATGCTGTTGTTGAAATAAAAAATGATGATAAAAAGTTTAGACATGATAATGTGACAGGCCGGGCTTGTCCAGACTGCGGTAAATTGCTGTTAGAAGTGAACGGAAAGCGCGGCAAAATGCATGTTTGTCAAGATAGAGAGTGCGGTTACCGACGAAGTATTTCAAGACAAACCAATGCGAGATGTCCACAATGTAAAAAACGCTTGGAACTGCGCGGAGAAGGGGAAGGACAAATCTTTGTTTGTTCGTGTGGCCATCGTGAGCGATTATCAGCGTTCGAAAAACGCCGAAAAGCTTCAGGTGGACAACGAGCGAATAAGCGAGATCTTCAAAAGTATATGAAGAAACAGGAAGAACCTGAAAATACAGCGATGGCGGACGCCCTAAAGAAGCTTTTTGATAAATAA
- a CDS encoding sensor histidine kinase → MDFREEALMELVDELNQMIDAFEEKNFRAKQMEENVKLSIAGLSHDLRTPLTSVNGYVQLLQETIDETKRKHYIQIIEQSVERLIAMTDYFYDLARIEANEKEMKLSSVLLPNLVEEIFLSYYEQIAEQNIELQFPEQPGDRQVIADEFLLARVVQNVVQNILRYAKSKAFISYEKEGDYMILTAKNDIKPDSKVEAEKVFMRFYTEVTSRTNTETSGLGLYLSKKLVEKMGGTLDAELNDYWFMLTIKLPIKGN, encoded by the coding sequence TTGGATTTTCGTGAGGAGGCATTGATGGAATTAGTCGATGAATTAAATCAAATGATTGATGCTTTTGAAGAAAAAAATTTCCGAGCGAAACAGATGGAGGAGAATGTGAAGTTATCCATCGCCGGGCTTTCGCATGATCTACGCACACCGCTCACGTCTGTGAATGGTTATGTTCAACTTTTACAGGAAACGATAGACGAGACGAAGCGAAAGCATTATATACAGATCATTGAACAGTCAGTAGAACGTTTAATTGCAATGACGGATTATTTTTATGATTTAGCGCGCATCGAAGCGAATGAAAAAGAGATGAAATTATCTTCCGTTTTACTTCCGAATTTAGTTGAAGAAATCTTTTTATCTTACTATGAACAAATTGCAGAACAGAACATTGAACTTCAATTTCCTGAGCAACCAGGAGACCGTCAAGTGATTGCTGATGAATTCTTATTAGCACGGGTCGTACAAAATGTGGTCCAAAATATCTTGCGTTATGCGAAAAGTAAAGCGTTTATTAGCTATGAGAAAGAAGGGGATTACATGATTCTCACAGCGAAAAACGATATCAAACCGGATAGTAAAGTGGAAGCGGAAAAGGTGTTTATGCGTTTTTATACAGAAGTGACGAGTAGGACGAACACCGAAACGAGTGGATTAGGCCTTTATTTATCTAAAAAGTTAGTGGAGAAGATGGGCGGAACATTGGATGCCGAGTTGAATGATTATTGGTTTATGCTGACCATTAAACTTCCTATTAAAGGGAATTAA
- a CDS encoding response regulator transcription factor has protein sequence MATILIIEDDGAIHSLIKEALTLQRFKTISAYSGTEGKLLYEQNPVDIILLDLMLPGMDGEELLREIRNDSTIPVIVISAKNDQASKLELLMNGADDYITKPFDVKELIARINIQLRHAAKVLHNETEEVRYKDIRVNMDTREVKIIDEVIHLTGREYAILLLLLENPQKVFSRANIYESVWNEPFFDSDQTINMHISNLRRKMNAQGANYIKTIWGIGFKFD, from the coding sequence ATGGCAACGATATTAATTATAGAAGATGATGGTGCAATACATTCGCTGATTAAAGAAGCATTAACATTACAGCGCTTTAAAACAATCAGCGCATACTCCGGGACTGAAGGGAAATTATTATACGAACAAAATCCAGTGGATATTATTCTGTTAGATTTAATGTTGCCGGGAATGGATGGGGAAGAATTATTGCGGGAAATTCGGAATGACTCAACAATCCCGGTCATCGTTATTTCCGCGAAAAATGACCAAGCGTCTAAATTAGAGCTTTTAATGAATGGAGCCGATGATTATATTACAAAACCATTTGACGTAAAAGAACTAATTGCACGGATTAATATCCAACTGCGTCATGCAGCAAAAGTTTTGCATAATGAAACGGAAGAGGTTCGTTATAAGGATATCCGGGTAAATATGGACACCCGAGAAGTGAAAATAATTGACGAAGTCATTCACTTAACTGGTCGAGAATACGCGATTCTTCTTCTGCTTCTAGAGAATCCGCAAAAAGTATTCAGCCGCGCCAATATTTATGAAAGTGTGTGGAATGAACCGTTTTTTGATAGTGACCAAACCATCAATATGCATATTAGTAATTTACGACGTAAAATGAATGCACAAGGTGCAAACTATATTAAAACAATCTGGGGCATAGGCTTCAAATTTGATTAA